From the Musa acuminata AAA Group cultivar baxijiao chromosome BXJ3-1, Cavendish_Baxijiao_AAA, whole genome shotgun sequence genome, the window ttatgcttaaggatgtgaggcatgtggttgacttgaggctaaatttaatttcagttggaagactagatgatgaagactatgatagcagattttacgaagggcaatggaagctcagtaagggttctcttattatagctagtggaaagaaatatcatactttgtacaagttgtaggctaaagcttatggtgagcagttaaatgctacagagaaagacttcagtatggagttgtggcataggcgactgggacacatgcGCGAGAAGagactgcaagctctttccaagaaagaggtattaccagatctcagaggtatacatttaaacccttgtattgattgtttggctggtaaacaacatagaattTCATTTACTAGTCCTGctatgtctagaaaaatacatgccttagaccatgtttatacagatatatgtgatcctttgaggataaaaattCCTagcggatctgttgatgttcttggtataagtggtgcactttattttgttacttttatagatgatttttacagtaaagtttgggcctatgctttgaagactaaagatcaagtgattaatgtcttcaaagatttttcatgccagggttgaaagggagacaaaaaggtaattgaaatgtataaaatcaGATAGTTGGTGGTGAGTACacaagattatttaatgattattgcatgtcacatgagatccaacatgagatgacagtttctggtacacctcagcataatgcaattatagagaggatgaaccgcaccatcatggaaaagattagatgtatgctttcacaggccaagatacccaaaaggttttggaatgagactttgaggactgcagttgatatgatcaacttgtcaccatgtacagctctagatggtgatgttgcagagtatgTATGGTCAGGAAAATATGTTTTCTACATGCATTTGTAAGTGTTTGGTTTTCGTGCATTTGCATATGTTCCAGACAATaaaaggtccaagctggatggtaagactaaagaatatatttttcttggttactcacatgattagtttggttataggctttgggattcAGAAAAGCAGAAGAcatttagaagtagagatgtagtcttctttgaggatcaaacctttgaagatttgaagaagaagacaccggcCAAGACTTTTGcaaaggattagcatattgtgacccaattactcctccagtatatcagggtaatgggggagatgtgtaggaagatggtgtagagtctAATATTGATatgcctgtaggacatgttgagcaagaagaagttggagagcaacttcccacagaaccttagttgagaagatcttctagacaacgttaaTCTTCCAGAAGATACTTTACATATGAGTAtttgatgcttactgatgtaggtaAACTAGAGtgttaccaggaagtagttgaaagtgagcagaaaaagtagtggttagttgctatgcaggaagagatggatgctcttcagaagaaccatacttatgatttggtactactaccaaatggaatgatgaCCTTACCCCCCCCAAAAtaagacaagagatatgccgacaattggtcggcatggcttcacattgatgagttatgggacaacctcccttatgggctaaagggggaggttgttgggctggcagcccataaattcagcccatagtgggcttgaacaGCTCACAGCCCACCTCCTCACTTAACCTAACCTTAATTGATATTAGGGGGTGTGGGTGCCTGTGTTTTAGAGGCATAAAAAGAGCATCAAAGCGGCAGAAAAAGGTAGCAACGAGATAGTTTTTTggcagccacgggattccaaagaaaaggaggagaagaaggtagaaaaggaagagaaagaaagagaagatgacaaggacaacacagagaaactattctcaatcatctattagtgctttcatctcaggttaaatcagatctatagtagatttttactgtgattacttggggagaattagagaggattttgatattatgcacagtgacgtgacccttgtatcctagttattctcttgtgattgttgctagggttttggacaagagattgagatttatatattcattattattatagtagattatctttagtttgccccGTGAGTTTTACCCTTaatattgaaggggttttccatgtatatcttagtgttctatttgattgtaatttcatttaatttTCACTATGTGTTaagcatatacaaaagttatttctctttatatctcatCAGCTCTTACATCATACAGGAAGAAGCACCTAGATGAACATATTATACCTTCGATAGTGAACTAATCGGATCGATTCATCAGTCGACGATACTCACGATATCATCACAATCTTTCTAATTTCTCGAGTATTTGATTGGTTGCTAAACCCTTCGATTGGACCATGTACACCGGACATCAGGCAATAATTGCTGAATGCCAAAGATCAAATCAAATCTATCAGGCACGACAACCAAAGCAATAAAGATGGCCTACAAGAACAAACCAGATATGCTGACAGATTTGTCATGCAACCacacaagaagaaaaacaaaatgtGTGTGGTGCACAAGAGCGACGCTAAGTTATCCAAGCTTTCGAGGGTAATGATTCCCGACATCAACACGGATAAATCAGCCATGAAACGCTATGCTACGATGATAGCACGGTTGAATCGATCATGAATAATTATGCTACAGTGACACCACGACCGAATTAACCATGCAATGCTATGCTATGGTATGCTATGATGACATCATGATCGAATCGACAATGAAGTATGGTGCTAGGATGACAACATCACCGAATCGGCACTATGAAGTTGATCACGTGTTACAAATGAGATGGTGACTTTGACAGACCACAGCCTCATGCCTTTCGGGTTTGTACGATCGCACCTATGGTCAGATAGAACACACAACAGTCCTTGTCATTAATTACAGTCTTCGACTCAATGCTTGTATGTCATAATACTATAAAAGAATCCACACATATTTACTTTTATAATATTGTATTTCTATAGACTCAACACTATAAAAGAGAGGCATTTTCAGGTATGCGCCCTCTTGTAGTTTTATAGGATCTCGATAGACTAGAAAtacatgaaaattttgatgaaatatcACTGAATTCATATCTGTATCGGAGTCCTATCACGATTGCAACATTAACATATATGAAAATATGCATGATATAGTTGTTTCAAAGTCAAATTAGAATGGATATAAAAAGTTCACTTGAATGGAAAATATTGGAATGGCCAAATCCTTCACAAATCAATATTGAAATGGCTGCATTAATTGGGAAGCCTCCATGCAAGCAAGTAGGAATAGGCTGATGGAAGACTAAATCTCCAACAATActtgaagatattatttgtgcAACAACATCCCCGTTGGTCTAACCACGTACTCGGTTAAGAACATATGATGATACTTCAAAACAATGtaaatgaataaaatataaataacttgATGTCGGAATACAATAAAACGATATTTAGGTGTTTTATATTTGTTCCATGCACGATAGTCCGtctttttctttgaaaaaaaGAAAGTAAAGTAAATCTATACCTCTCCTCTTGTACTTGACTTAGAAATGCTTAAAGTAAACCTTAGCCTTATGAGCTTTTACAAATGCCTCGAACAAAAAATAATACTTGGTCATAAAATACATCTAGAAAATACATAATAAGACCAAACAAATGTCAGCCATAATgaaagaaaatgataataaaatacaATCTGGTACCTTACCTACATGGTCTGATGTGGTACGATAAGTTCTTTGGAGAAGACTGGATTCTGAAGCATATCTAATTTTAGATTTGGAGTTTACTAAAATAGCTGGTAGGAAGGTGGATGATTAAGAGATCCTCTACAATTTAGTTTGTAGGAAATCTTTAGGTTTTATTTTGTTAGAATGACAGGACATGCTCGACACAACTGCAATTTGATGCGTCAACTACTGCCGGAATCATATGGTGTCTAAGGATGTTCTGAACAGTTAAACGAAATATTATTCATTTTATCTCAATCTACTCTAATCGTAGTATAAAATATTCCAAGGTAGGAGAACGTACGCTGCTCCGCTGGTTAAAGTCGCAGCTTCGGACAACCTTTAACATCAACGACTGGTAGTAGTTTAAGCTCCTCTGGCATGGATGACAGAGCTCTGCAGCCATATATAAATAAAGAATTCAGAAGATTGAATCCTTGCAGCCACTCTGGCAAAAAGTCCAAATTCTCACATCCAATAATTCTCAAGCTGTCGAGTTTAACACATCGTTCCATGTCCCGTGGCAAACACCTCAGCTCTTGGCATCCAACTATCTCCAAGTCTCTTATATGTTGGAGGTTATGCCAACCTTTCAATTCAGATGTCTGCAGCATCTTATTGTTCAACCAAATACTCAATCTTGAGACCCTGAGATGCACCTCTAGAGCTTTGAATTTTGGACATTGGATTAATGTCAATTCATAAAGTTCCGAAAACAAAAATTCTTCTCTCCCAACTTTTAGCCATTTTTCCAGTGCAGGCATATGAGAGAATGTGAGTTCTCTCAACTCCGGAAATGTCCCATTGTCACCGTAGAATGTTTCATCTATAATATTGATTAAATCCATACCACTTATTTCAATAATCTCGAGACTGAGTAGTTGTCCAAGTGACGGTAGCATTTTACATCTCTTGAGATTGATTAGTTTGATCTCTTTCAACCTGTGGAGATAGTAAAACCCCTCTTTTATCCATACGGGAAATTCCTCGTCTGCATATAAAATAATCTCTAATTTTTtcaagtttgaattgggttgaaggCGTTCAAGTACCTGCAACCAAACTGGTTTGGAGGTTCTCATGTCAACCATATTGTTCCATTTCCAATGTAGCTTTAGATATATGAGTTGTGGAAGTATATCATACAACTTTAAAGAAGTTGAAGTATCTTCTGAATTTGACACTTGTTCGAGATTTTGTAACCATAATTCTTTTAGATTAATCAATGATTGTAACTCTGAGAAGGCATTTCCAATATCACCAATTATGATATATCCAGACAACTTCAGGAGATTACTTATCTGACTTATTTTATGCAGCATTTGATTCAATGGACATCCATATATATTGAGGTTTGTCAGCTTTCTCATATTACTCAAACCCTCAGGTAATTCGACAAGCCATTGACAACCTTCCAAATCTAGCTCTTGTAGATTTACAAGACCGGTGACCGAAATAGGTAGCATTTGAAGCTTTGTACAATAAGTTAGTTTTAAAACATGCAAATTCTCAAGATTATGTATTTGCCTCGGAAGATTTTGAAGCTTTTCGCAATGAGCCAAATTTAAGATTTGTAAATTCCTGAGCTTGCATAAGGATTTAGGAAGTGCTTGGATCTCAGACTGGGCAAGGTTGAGGTATCTCAAGATTAGCAACTTGTCCACTGTATCGGGTAGCTGCTGGACTTTGATAGCTCGTAAATGTAATATACGTAGATGTATGAGGTTGGTAAATATACCTTTTGGAATATGTAGGATATGATATTTGTATTGGAGATCCATTTCCTTTTGTTGTAATACCAAATCTCTCAAATTGTTGACCCCATCGGATAAGATCGTCGGAAATGTGATGGTATTAGAATCGACGAGCATACGTAAATAGAGACATTGTTGTGGGATTGTTGAATTTGAATCAACCTCCGTCAAGAAATAGCAATGCTCCGTGGCAGCAAATGAAAAATCAAGGTCGAGGGTCCTCACATATTCCCTTATCATCACTTCGTCCTCGTCTGACGAAAACAGCAGAAGGCCTTCAGCAGCTAACACATGGAAGAAGTCTTTATAATTGGCCATGTCATCTTGTACAATCAGCCAGTGGTACAACATTAATCGTGTCCATTTACGTGGCATGTAATGAATTCTAATAAAATTCGTATCCAAACCAGAAATTTGTTGTTGCCATCGATTCATTTCGGTATATCTGAATACGGAGCCATACATCTTGGCGCCTGCGGGAGTCCCATAAATTGAATCATAGTCTGTCCTACAGAATTGACGTATCGTGTTTGCTTCCTCCTGTTGATCAGGCCGGATGAGTGCTTGTCTCATGCACAATTCTACCCAAGCATCCTCCGATAGGTACTCCAAGGGATACGGTCGGATGGCGGACCCCAATTTATGGTCACTAAAATGCAAGTCAGGAATGACCACCGCGGTACTCCCCGGTGCGCCGACGAGCAATAGAAAGTTCTCCAATTGGAGCCACTTATCCTTGTCCTCCTCCTCGACGTTGAGATCATCCAGAACGAGGAAGTATTTGCTTTCATGGACTCCATCGTAGAATAGCCAGATGTCCTCGCACGGTTCCCCGGTTATTGATCTCGTGAATTCTCTCATGATCCACATGGGATCCAAAGAAGCAATGCTTGGGACATCCACCCAGATTCGATGCTGGAAATGGTCGTGCACCCAGGAGTGGTGGTAAATCAACCGACCAAGGGTCTTCCTCCCATCACCGCCTTCTATGAGCAGCCATTCAACACAATCGCCAGACTGTTGTTGCTGCAAAATGTCGATGATTTTTTCTACATCCTCGTTGCGTCCCACCACCTCTTCTCTTAGGACGGTGGAGTACTCTTCTTTTTGTCGTGGATCCACAGACTCCATTATCTCCTTTGATAGGCCCAACAGAGACCCCCTCCTCACCAGACAGTTCagcttgatggggatataaagaggaataacctttgtatatgaacaaatactagaagaccataatacgcagcgaaataaaatggaaacataatcaaacagaacaccaagatatacgtggaaaaccccttcaatgtgaagggtaaaaaccacggggcaaactagagataatccactatgagaataatgaatatacaaatctcaatctcttgcccaaaaccctagcaacaaccacaagagaataactgggatacaaggatcacgtcactgcccacaatatctaaaacctccctaagtaatcacaacaagagtctactgtagatttgatctaacctgagatgagaacactgctagatgattgagaacagtctctctacgttgtccttgtcttcttccctttctttctcttccttttttgccttgttctccttcttctctttggaatcccgtggctctcaagatctgcctcattgttatctttttatagcctttttctgcttctaaaacgcagccaccacacccccctaatcttaattagggttaggttaagagggggtgtgggctatgggctgccctagcccacatgggctgaatatgggctatcagcccaacaacctcccccttcagcttataagggaggctgtcccatgactcatcaatgtgaagccatgtcgaccaactgtcggcatatctcctgtctttcttttggtaaggtcttcgtcaacatgtctgctccgttgtcatctgtatgaattttctgaagctgcaactgcttctcttcaaatacatttcgaatccagtggtatctgacatctatatgctttgacttggaatgaaacattgggttcttacacaaatggatggcactctggctgtcacaatgcaccacataattttcctatttcagccccaattcttgtaagaattctttcatccataacatttctttgcatacctctgtagcagcaatatattctgcttctgtggtggagagagcaatacacctttgtaaccgggattgccatgacacagctccccctgcaaaagtaagtacataacctgaagtggacttcctcgtatctatatctcttgccatatctgcatctgtgtaacctgtcaacataggtggtccacctccaaagcttaaacaaaccttagagctccctctgaaatatctaaaaatccacttcactgctgcccagtgctctttgcctggatttgcaagaaatctgctagtaacacccactacatatgcgatgtctggcctcgtacataccattgcatacattaaacttccaactgctgaagcataaggaaccttttgcattttcttcttctcctcatcacttgacagactctattctgagcacaacttgaagtgacctgcaagaggagaaccaactggttttgcattgctcatactgaatctttccaataccttctcgatgtatttcttctgtgacaaccaaatcttcttgtttttcctatcacgagaaatctgcatgcctagtatttgctttgctggccccatgtccttcattgcaaaagactcactcagttccttcttcaacctgtcaattttagacatatctttcccaagaataagcatgtcatcaacataaagtaagagaataataaaatcctcaccaaaccatttgatgtacacacaatgatctgaaaccgttcttttgtatccattttctgttataaatgaatcaaactttctgtaccactgtcttggagcttgctttagcccatacaagctcttcttcaacttgcagacaaaattatctttacctttgactttgaagccttctggttgctccatataaatttcctcctccaaatcaccatgaaggaaagctgtcttcacatctaactgctcaacctccaagtcctggctagcagcaataccaagagcaacacgaatagaagacattttaacaataggagaaaatatctcttcaaagtcaatacctttcttttgaccaaagcctttcacaaccaatctagctttgtactttggttgagaacaatattcttgagtcttcaacctaaaaacccacttgttcttcaaggccttcattccatttggtagcagcaccaaatcataagtgtggttcttctgaagagcattcatctcttcctgcatagcaaataaccacttctctttctgctcactaactgcttcctggtaactctctggttcacttgcatcagtaagcatcacatacttatctgtagagtatcttctggaaggttgacgttgtctagaagatcttctcaactgaggttctgttggaacttactctcctacttcttcttgctcaacatgtcctgcaggtagatcaacatcaggctctacactatcttcctgcacatctcccccatcaccatgatatactggaggaataactgggtcacaatctgctaatccttgcagaagtcttggctggtgccttcttcttcaaatcctcaaaggtttgatcctcaaagaagaccacatctctgctcctgaacaccttctgcttttctggattccaaagcctgtaaccaaactgatcatgtgagtaaccaagaaaaatacattctttagacttaccatccagcttggacctctcattatctagaacatgtgcaaatgcacgacaaccaaacactctcaaatgcctgtaggaaacatctttccctgaccatacatgctctgcaacatcaccatctagggctatacatggtgataagttgatcacatcaactgcagtcctcaaagcctcatcccaaaaccttttgggtagcttggcctgtgaaagcatacatctgatcttttccatgatggtgcagttcatcctctctgcaattgcattatgctgagatgtaccaggaactgtcatctcatgttggatcccatgtgacctgcaatagtcattaaacaatcccgtatactcaccaccattatctgatcttatgcatttcaatttcctttctgtctccctttcaaccctggcatgaaactctttgaagacattaataacctgatctttggtcttcaaagcataagcccaaactttcctagaaaaatcatctataaaagtgacaaaataaagtgtaccacttataccaagaacatcaacagatccaccaagagtttttgtcctcaaaggaccacatacatctgtataaacacggtctaaggcatgcatttttctacataaagcagcactagcaaatgaaactctatgttgtttaccggtcaaacaatcaatacaagggttcagatgtatacctctgagatctggtaatacctctatcttggaaagagcttgcagtcccttctcgctcatgtgtcccaatcgcctatgccacaactccatactgaagtctttctctatagcatttaactgctcaccataagctttagcctgcaacctgtacaaagtatgacatttctttccactagctataacaagagaacccttactgagcttccattgccctctgtgaaatctgctttcatagtcttcatcatctattcttccaattgaaattaaattcagcctcaagtcaaccacatgcctcatatccttaagtaccaacttgcagccaaggttggtctttaaatggatatcacccatgccaatgatgtctgctgtgccatagttgcccatcttgacaacaccaaagtttccagacctgtatgtagcaaaaaactctctccgaggtgtagcatgataagaagcacctgtgtcaatcacccactcaagatcctgacacacacaagaaaaaatatcatcagaaggagacaaaatcaaataatcactaccctgcactgtagctgtagtattatcctttgactttgtagactccacttcttttccctttttcttgttcttcttaggttgcttacattggttcttgtaatgtcctttctcaccatagttatagcaaacaatatcttttcttgatcttgacttgctcttacccatacgtgaactgcttctagactttgacctttctctgttctatgagataagtgcctgtgaatcattctgagatgttgccgaactctttcttctcaactcctcattcaacaaactgcttgttacttaactcatagtgacaataccatctgacgcagaattactaaggaaaaccaccagtgtctcccaactttctggtaatgaactgagaagtaacaatgcctgcaactcatcatcaagagacattttcatagaggataactagttagtaatactctgcatttcattcaaatgcttagcaatagaagtaccctctctatattttaggttcacaagttttctgatcaaaaaagctttgttgccagttgtttttctttcatagagactttccaattttttctaaagagaatatgtagaaatttcagtagaaacatggtgaaagacactattatcaagccactatctaataaacccaattatttttcgatctaacctcttccactcatcatctgtcatagttgtaggttttgcactatccccctgtaaatgtccatacaaatctttgaaatacaagagatcttccattcttggtttttatatcatccaattatttccattcaaactaatcatgcgagaaatattactggcctccatgttcaaatacaaaaattaaatcaccaaaaccccgctctgataccagttgatggggatataaagaggaataacctttgtatatgaacaaatactagaagaccataatacgcagcgaaaTAAAATGGAaatacaatcaaacagaacaccaagatatacgtggaaaaccccttcaatgtgaagggtaaaaaccacggggcaaactagagataatccactataaaaataatgaatatacaaatctcaatctcttgcccaaaaccctagcaacaaccacaagagaataactgggatacaaggatcacgtcactacccacaatatctaaaacctccacaagtaatcacaacaagagtctactgtagatttgatctaatctgagatgagaacactgctagatgattgagaacagtctctctgcgttgtccttgttttcttccctttctttatcttccttttctgccttgttcttcttcttctctttggaatcccgtggctctcaagatctgcctcgttgttgtctttttatagcctttttctacttctaaaacgcagccaccataccccctaattttaattagggttaggttaagagagggtgtgggctgtgggctgccctagcccacatgggcggaatatgggctatcagcccaacacagCCTGCGCACCATCTCCTTGAGCTCCGATAGAATGGCTTGGCGAGAGGCCACTCGGATGCTGCAGATGGAGTGTGACAAGTGATTCGATGCTGCAACCGCTCCTCCTCTTGGATGCCAGTCAAGGATCCTACCGAGCAGATCGTCGACGTCCACAATGGCTGCACCGACGTCGGTCACCCACTCCTCCAACTCCGGCTACTTAAACGCTCGAAGCAGAGCGTCCAAGATCGTGCCATTGATAGCCCAGAGGCGATCTCGAATCATCTCCATGTGGTTTGGCATGCCTAGTAGTCGTCCCTGCACCATCATCGCAGGCATTGGCAGAATATGCAATAGTAAGCGATCCAGATCTAATGCCAACGCCATGGCTTTGATGTCAGGGTTGCGGCCATGGAACTCTAGATTATCAATTGAGCCGTGGACTGGTATTACTCAAACCCACTTGGAATCTACAAAAGTATTTGTGCCTCATAGTTGTTCCTTTTCGTACAATACTTCGTTTTCATCCCAGGCAACCATTAATGATTGATGAAAGTTAATCTGGGTATCAAGACATGCATCAAAATGAATTATCAAGTTACTtgatttaaaaatagaaaaaaaataatgagaaagtaatttcTACTTGATAAAGGAAGATTGATGATCAAGACAATGATGTCACACATCGATTGGAGCTACAACCGAAAAGTGAACAATGGGCTGAGTTATTTGTGGAGCCGACGGTTATTCGAAAATATTACTTTTATTCTGGTCTTCGACCAAGCATATCCTCATGCACAAA encodes:
- the LOC135629168 gene encoding disease resistance protein RGA2-like, yielding MESVDPRQKEEYSTVLREEVVGRNEDVEKIIDILQQQQSGDCVEWLLIEGGDGRKTLGRLIYHHSWVHDHFQHRIWVDVPSIASLDPMWIMREFTRSITGEPCEDIWLFYDGVHESKYFLVLDDLNVEEEDKDKWLQLENFLLLVGAPGSTAVVIPDLHFSDHKLGSAIRPYPLEYLSEDAWVELCMRQALIRPDQQEEANTIRQFCRTDYDSIYGTPAGAKMYGSVFRYTEMNRWQQQISGLDTNFIRIHYMPRKWTRLMLYHWLIVQDDMANYKDFFHVLAAEGLLLFSSDEDEVMIREYVRTLDLDFSFAATEHCYFLTEVDSNSTIPQQCLYLRMLVDSNTITFPTILSDGVNNLRDLVLQQKEMDLQYKYHILHIPKGIFTNLIHLRILHLRAIKVQQLPDTVDKLLILRYLNLAQSEIQALPKSLCKLRNLQILNLAHCEKLQNLPRQIHNLENLHVLKLTYCTKLQMLPISVTGLVNLQELDLEGCQWLVELPEGLSNMRKLTNLNIYGCPLNQMLHKISQISNLLKLSGYIIIGDIGNAFSELQSLINLKELWLQNLEQVSNSEDTSTSLKLYDILPQLIYLKLHWKWNNMVDMRTSKPVWLQVLERLQPNSNLKKLEIILYADEEFPVWIKEGFYYLHRLKEIKLINLKRCKMLPSLGQLLSLEIIEISGMDLINIIDETFYGDNGTFPELRELTFSHMPALEKWLKVGREEFLFSELYELTLIQCPKFKALEVHLRVSRLSIWLNNKMLQTSELKGWHNLQHIRDLEIVGCQELRCLPRDMERCVKLDSLRIIGCENLDFLPEWLQGFNLLNSLFIYGCRALSSMPEELKLLPVVDVKGCPKLRL